GTCCGAACCGAGATTGTGTTGGATGTCGATGGCTTTTTCCGGGGAAAAGAAATGCTTGGAACCATCGATGTAGGAACGGAATTCCACGCCTTCCTCGGAGAGCTTGCGGATGGATTCCAGACTGAAGACCTGAAATCCGCCGCTGTCCGTGAGGATGGGCTTTTTCCAGTTGGCGAACTTGTGCAGGCCGCCTCGTCTGGCCACGAGATCGTCACCCGGTCGCAGATACAGATGATAGGTGTTGCCCAGAATGATCTGGGCCTCCATCTCCTCCAGATCGGTGGGGGACAGGGACTTCACCGTGCCCTGCGTGCCGACGGGCATGAAGATCGGGGTCTGGATTTCTCCGTGGGCCGTGGCCAGGGTGCCGCGACGGGCAAGGCCGTCCGTGGCATGCAGCTTGAAATCGCCGGGATTTGCCATAGGTCTATTTCACTCCCTTTTTCGGGCATATGTCGTTGAGTTCGCATTCCGGACAGCGGGGCTTGCGCGCCGGGCATACCTCGCGTCCGAAGTAGACGAGAAAATGATTGATGTCTCCCCATGCTTCGCGGGGGTACAATGCCATGAGATCCTTTTCTATGCGTACCTGATCCGTGAACGTGGTCAGGCCGAGGCGGAAGGAGAGCCGGGTCACGTGCGTGTCCACGGCAATGCCTTCGTGAATGCCGAACGCATTGGACAGCACGATGTTTGCTGTCTTGCGCGCCACGCCGGGCAGAGTAATCAGGTCCTGCATGGTCCGGGGTACTTCGCCGTTGTATTCCTCGACAACGCGTATGGCCGCGTTCTTGAGATTCCTTGCCTTGTTGCGAAAGAATCCGGTGGAGCGGACCACTTCCTCGATTTCCGCAACGTCGGCTGCGGCCACGTCCGGTATGGAGGGCCAGCGTTCGAAGAACACCGGCGTGACCAGATTGACCCGGGCGTCCGTGCATTGCGCGGACAGCACCGTGGCAACGAGCAGTTCCCACGGCGTTTTCCAGTCCAGAGCCGGCTCGGGGGCGGGATAGCGTTTTTCGAGTCTGCGGAAGATTTCCAGAGCGCGTTGTTTTTTCTGCATGGCAAATTCCTTTGTGACGGTCCATCCGTTAACAGCTTGCGCCGCAACCCTCAAGATCAATGTCCGGGCTTTGCGCGGAGGGCTGGGAGTGGTAGGGTTCGAATGCATAGCGAAACAAAGGAGTCATCATGAGCGAATCCCTTGTGTACATGACCATGGAAAACCGGGAGCAGGCCGCCAATATCGGTGCGGTTCTGGTAGAACGCAGACTTGCCGCATGCGTGAACGTCATTCCGGGCATGGAGTCCCTGTACTGGTGGAACGGACAGGTGCAGCATGGCAGCGAAGCCGTGCTCATTGCCAAGACCAGGTCCGCACTGGTGGCGGAACTTGTTGAAGCTGTCAAGGCCGTGCATCCCCATGAGGTGCCGTGCATCGTCTCCATGCGCATCGAAGGGGGCAATCCGGATTTTCTGACGTGGATACGTGAGGAGACCAAATAGACGGCGGTTCCGTTGACATGACGCGCACCTCGGCCTAGTCTCGGCACAAAGAAATTCAACAGGTTCCGAGGAGGAATGAATGCAAGTATATATCACCGGCTCTCTGGCCTTTGACCGCATCATGACGTTTCCCGGCAGGTTTTCCGACCATATTCTGCCGGACAAGATTCACATCATGAACGTCTGCTTCGTCGGCAACGGGCTTGACGAAAAATTTGGCGGCACGGCCGGAAACATCGCGTACAGCATGGCCCAACTGGGTGAAAAGCCGGTGATCCTCAGTCAGGTGGGACGGGATTTTTCCGTTTACGACGAACGCCTCCAGAAACTGGGATTGCCCGTGGAGGGCATCCGTACGCTGGATCACGAATTCACTGCGGGCGCGCACATCACCACGGACATGGCCGACAACCAGATTACCTGCTTCAACCCCGGAGCCATGTGTCACTCCTGCGGCTACGACATGACCGGCCTCAATGGCGACAGCATCGGCATCGTGTCCCCCGGCAATGTGGAGGACATGGTCAATCATCCGAAATACTACCGCGAGAACAATATCCGTTTCATCTTCGACCCGGGACAGCAGATCACCACCTTGGGCGGTGAAAAGCTGAAGCAGGCTCTTGAGGGAGCATACATGCTCATCGTCAACGACTACGAGTTGCAGATGGTCATGAACGACACCGGGTATTCCAAGACGGAGCTGCTGGACAAGGTGGGCATGATCGTGACCACGCTGGGCGAGAACGGCTGCATGGTCAACAACGGTGAGGAAAT
Above is a window of Pseudodesulfovibrio tunisiensis DNA encoding:
- the cutA gene encoding divalent-cation tolerance protein CutA; this translates as MSESLVYMTMENREQAANIGAVLVERRLAACVNVIPGMESLYWWNGQVQHGSEAVLIAKTRSALVAELVEAVKAVHPHEVPCIVSMRIEGGNPDFLTWIREETK
- a CDS encoding carbohydrate kinase family protein, giving the protein MQVYITGSLAFDRIMTFPGRFSDHILPDKIHIMNVCFVGNGLDEKFGGTAGNIAYSMAQLGEKPVILSQVGRDFSVYDERLQKLGLPVEGIRTLDHEFTAGAHITTDMADNQITCFNPGAMCHSCGYDMTGLNGDSIGIVSPGNVEDMVNHPKYYRENNIRFIFDPGQQITTLGGEKLKQALEGAYMLIVNDYELQMVMNDTGYSKTELLDKVGMIVTTLGENGCMVNNGEEMHIPAARPVAVVDPTGAGDAFRAGLLKGLCLGKDVETACRMGCVSALYSVETRGTQEFQYTWEDFKHRYEENYGPLA
- the nth gene encoding endonuclease III, whose protein sequence is MQKKQRALEIFRRLEKRYPAPEPALDWKTPWELLVATVLSAQCTDARVNLVTPVFFERWPSIPDVAAADVAEIEEVVRSTGFFRNKARNLKNAAIRVVEEYNGEVPRTMQDLITLPGVARKTANIVLSNAFGIHEGIAVDTHVTRLSFRLGLTTFTDQVRIEKDLMALYPREAWGDINHFLVYFGREVCPARKPRCPECELNDICPKKGVK